TACCATTTTGGGGTTTTTTGGGGGGTTTCTTGACTGAATCCGTATGGAAGCAGTGCGCGAGCTGTTTACAGGACGAGCTGCCGTCTCAGCAGTTCAATACCTGGATCAGACCGTTGCGCGTCAATCCCGTCAGTGCGGAGGGCGAGTTGCGCCTGATCGCACCGAACCGCTTTGTGCTGGACTGGGTTGGCAATAAATTCCTGAACCGCATTCGCGAGTTGGTGCAACAGTTTGCACCGGGACGCCCTCTGCAAGTGGCGCTCGAGATTACCGCTCGCCGGCCGGCTCGCTTCCAGCGCGGCCATGTAACAAATAATGCCCCTCCGACACCGGTACCGACACCCGCGCCATCGGCGCCAATTCCGCCACCACCTCCAGTCCAGCCGGCAGTAGTACCGCCACAGGTATCTGTACCACCTGTTGCCACTGCGCCACCTCCGGTGACTTCACCGCTGGGGTCTGGGTTTGGTGCCAGCAGGCCGGTGCCTCACCCCGCGATGGCTGAGGAGGTTACTGCCGAGCAAATGACGACAGGCGAACTGGCCCTGACAGATCTGCGACCAACGGCTATGAATGGGATGGCTCGCCCCGTACCGGAGCAGCCGGCCAGGCAGGTTGAGGTGGAGGGGGCCATCAAGCACGGTAGCTCACTCAATCGCAACTTTACTTTCAAATCCTTTGTTGAAGGTAAGTCCAACCAGCTGGGCCTCGCTGCGGCACAACAGATTTCTGACAATCCGGGCGGCGCCTACAATCCCCTCTTTATATATGGGGGCGTGGGTCTGGGGAAAACTCACTTGATGCACGCGGTTGGCAACGCACTGCTGGAGCGCAACCCCAATGCTAAGGTGGTGTATTTGCACTCCGAGCGCTTTGTTGCAGATATGGTGAAAGCGCTACAGCTGAATGCCATCAGCGACTTTAAGCGCTATTACCGGTCTGTTGACGCCCTTTTGATTGATGATATCCAGTTTTTTGCCGGTAAGGAGCGCTCTCAGGAGGAGTTTTTCCATACCTTCAATGCCCTGCTGGAGGGTGGTCAACAGATTATCCTAACCTGTGATCGCTATCCGAAAGAGATCGACGGCTTGGAAGAGCGCTTGAAATCCCGCTTTGGCTGGGGATTAACGGTGGCTGTAGAGCCTCCGGAGCTCGAGACCCGGGTAGCTATTTTGATGAAGAAGGCTGAGCAGGTGGGTGTGGATTTACCTCACGACTCCGCTTTCTTTATTGCGCAGCGTATTCGCTCCAATGTGCGGGAGCTCGAGGGTGCACTGCGCCGCGTAATTGCCAATTCGCAATTTACCGGCCGCGCTATTGACGATGTCCTTGTGCGCGAAGCACTAAAAGACCTGTTGGCCCTACAGGATCGACTGGTCAGTGTGGATAATATCCAGCGGGTTGTCGCTGAATACTACAAAATTAAGGTGGCGGATTTGCTCTCCAAGCGGCGCAGTCGCTCGGTGGCCCGTCCCCGCCAAGTCGCTATGTCCCTGGCCAAGGAGCTGACCAATCACAGCTTGCCGGAGATCGGCGATGCCTTCGGTGGTCGCGACCACACAACAGTACTGCATGCCTGCCGCAAAATACGTGAGTTGCAGGAGTCCGACGCGGATATTCGCGAGGACGTTAAATTGCTGACACGGTCGCTGACCACTTAATCGAATAACTGACAAAACAAGGCGAAACTACCGATGAAATTCAATGTGAGCCGGGACGCCCTTCTGAAGCCGTTACAACTGGTGGCCGGTGTTGTTGAGAAACGCCAAACACTGCCAGTCCTGGCCAATGTGTTGATGCAGTTACAGGGCCAGGAACTCTCCCTGACCG
This DNA window, taken from Microbulbifer sp. MKSA007, encodes the following:
- the dnaA gene encoding chromosomal replication initiator protein DnaA — its product is MTESVWKQCASCLQDELPSQQFNTWIRPLRVNPVSAEGELRLIAPNRFVLDWVGNKFLNRIRELVQQFAPGRPLQVALEITARRPARFQRGHVTNNAPPTPVPTPAPSAPIPPPPPVQPAVVPPQVSVPPVATAPPPVTSPLGSGFGASRPVPHPAMAEEVTAEQMTTGELALTDLRPTAMNGMARPVPEQPARQVEVEGAIKHGSSLNRNFTFKSFVEGKSNQLGLAAAQQISDNPGGAYNPLFIYGGVGLGKTHLMHAVGNALLERNPNAKVVYLHSERFVADMVKALQLNAISDFKRYYRSVDALLIDDIQFFAGKERSQEEFFHTFNALLEGGQQIILTCDRYPKEIDGLEERLKSRFGWGLTVAVEPPELETRVAILMKKAEQVGVDLPHDSAFFIAQRIRSNVRELEGALRRVIANSQFTGRAIDDVLVREALKDLLALQDRLVSVDNIQRVVAEYYKIKVADLLSKRRSRSVARPRQVAMSLAKELTNHSLPEIGDAFGGRDHTTVLHACRKIRELQESDADIREDVKLLTRSLTT